From Triticum urartu cultivar G1812 chromosome 2, Tu2.1, whole genome shotgun sequence, a single genomic window includes:
- the LOC125535299 gene encoding probable protein S-acyltransferase 14, whose protein sequence is MHRSAGVAMAWNVFRFCTALRGLGSIMILLVLAIVGVTYYAVVLCNYGPALLLGGGATLAALAVLLLFHFLLAMLLWSYFSVVFTDPGSVPPNWNLDFDEERGETAPLSSSDFNSQMNPQQSMALGDTGNPRMRYCRKCNQLKPPRCHHCSVCGRCILKMDHHCVWVVNCVGALNYKYFLLFLFYTFLETSLVTLSLLPHFIAFFSDVEIPGTPSALATTFLTFVLNLAFSLSVLGFMIMHISLVSGNTTTIEAYEKKTSPRWMYDLGRKKNFAQVFGNDKKYWFIPAYSEEDLRRMPALQGLDYPVRTDLDGQEL, encoded by the exons ATGCACAGATCGGCGGGGGTCGCGATGGCGTGGAACGTCTTCCGGTTCTGCACGGCGCTCCGGGGCCTGGGCTCCATCATGATCCTGCTCGTCCTCGCCATCGTCGGCGTCACCTACTACGCCGTCGTCCTCTGCAACTACGGCCCCGCCCTCCTCCTCGGCGGCGGCGCCACCCTCGCCGCGCTCGCCGTGCTGCTCCTCTTCCACTTCCTG CTTGCTATGCTGTTATGGAGCTACTTCTCTGTTGTCTTCACCGACCCTGGTTCTGTTCCGCCAAATTGGAACCTTGATTTTGACGAGGAAAGGGGAGAAACTGCTCCCCTCTCTAGCTCAGACTTCAATAGCCAAATGAACCCACAGCAGTCTATGGCTCTCGGTGATACGGGAAATCCGAGGATGAGGTACTGTAGGAAGTGCAACCAACTTAAGCCCCCTCGGTGCCATCATTGCTCTGTCT GTGGAAGGTGTATCCTTAAGATGGACCATCACTGTGTATGGGTTGTTAATTGTGTTGGGGCGCTGAACTATAAATACTTTCTTCTCTTCCTG TTTTACACCTTCCTTGAGACGTCGCTTGTTACCCTCTCTTTATTGCCTCACTTCATAGCCTTCTTCAGTGATGTCGAGATCCCAGGAACTCCTTCAGCACTTGCAACCACATTTCTCACATTTG TGTTGAATCTGGCCTTTTCCTTGAGCGTTCTGGGTTTTATGATAATGCACATTTCACTTGTTTCTGGTAATACAACAACGATTGAG GCATATGAGAAGAAAACTAGTCCACGTTGGATGTATGATCTTGGCCGGAAGAAGAATTTTGCTCAG GTCTTCGGAAACGACAAAAAGTATTGGTTCATTCCGGCATACTCAGAAGAGGACCTGCGAAGGATGCCCGCTCTGCAGGGCCTCGACTATCCTGTCAGGACAGACTTGGATGGGCAAGAGTTGTAA
- the LOC125534829 gene encoding uncharacterized protein LOC125534829 — protein MDDPRRRVRGDPAPPYGDFDGLFSVEIHHSGFFCGSDINRTYMDYEVDWFDNCQTDTWSLLWIDDFLLQLGYDRQASKIDVYWCEPRKTVSDGLKLLTCDADIVLMICATLEHKNLLLIVDHGDTLQSLNKDDVLTNGVKDPPKVITPKRHGKENVSYPEKEQSPREKMSRTTRRSMSFGEGCSSRNAMEEENIEDVNNSEEEGNDEDAGSETDEEFYESDYEVAEGDDDLFDANVDKDVDDHREKNILPDFEEELPEDALEDSHLNMSKEEKEKLKHKFSTFNPTTDLNAPVFKIGLVFADMKELNAPVFKIGLVFADMKELRHALTAYSVRNRVKVNKLRNTSVSLEAVCKPGCTWYLKAGKDNRSSSIQIKKYVDNHTCTKAWDLRVLTAPFLTNKFREEFRDNEKMPLKKFSDKVETEYNLVPHRSKLGRARRAAVNQIRGVDDDQYNTLWDYGQELRRSNPGSQFFLCTKEVFDEKTKKVQDHFSTLD, from the exons ATGGATGACCCGCGTCGTCGGGTGCGAGGCGATCCAGCGCCGCCGTATG GAGATTTTGATGGTCTGTTCAGTGTTGAGATCCACCATAGTGGTTTCTTTTGTGGCAGTGACATAAACAGAACATACATGGACTATGAGGTTGATTGGTTTGACAATTGTCAGACTGACACTTGGTCCTTACTCTGGATTGATGACTTTCTTCTGCAGCTGGGCTATGATAGACAAGCTTCAAAGATTGATGTTTACTGGTGTGAACCAAGAAAGACAGTTAGTGATGGCCTGAAGCTCTTGACCTGTGATGCCGACATTGTTCTTATGATTTGTGCAACATTAGAGCACAAGAACCTGCTGCTGATAGTAGACCATGGTGATACCCTGCAGTCATTAAACAAAGATGATGTTCTGACAAATGGAGTGAAGGATCCACCTAAGGTTATTACTCCAAAGAGGCATGGAAAAGAAAATGTCAGTTATCCAGAGAAAGAGCAGAGTCCTAGAGAGAAAATGTCAAGGACAACAAGGAGATCTATGTCATTTGGAGAAGGATGTAGCTCAAGGAATGCTATGGAGGAGGAGAATATTGAGGATGTTAACAATAGTGAAGAAGAGGGAAATGATGAGGATGCAGGGTCAGAAACAGATGAGGAGTTCTATGAGAGTGACTATGAAGTTGCAGAAGGTGATGATGATTTGTTTGACGCAAATGTAGACAAAGATGTTGATGATCACAGAGAGAAGAACATATTGCCAGACTTTGAAGAAGAACTTCCAGAAGATGCTTTGGAGGACAGCCACTTAAATATGTcgaaagaagagaaagagaagCTGAAGCACAAATTCAGTACTTTCAACCCAACAACTGATCTGAATGCACCTGTGTTTAAGATTGGGTTGGTGTTTGCAGATATGAAGGAACTGAATGCACCTGTGTTTAAGATTGGGTTGGTGTTTGCAGATATGAAGGAATTGAGGCATGCTCTCACTGCATACAGTGTAAGGAATAGGGTGAAAGTGAACAAGCTCCGAAATACTTCAGTATCACTAGAGGCTGTATGCAAGCCTGGTTGCACTTGGTACTTGAAGGCAGGTAAAGATAACAGGTCAAGTAGCATACAGATCAAGAAGTATGTTGACAATCACACTTGCACAAAAGCATGGGACCTGAGAGTTCTGACTGCTCCTTTTCTTACTAACAAGTTCAGAGAAGAATTCAGAGACAATGAAAAAATGCCTCTGAAGAAATTTTCAGATAAGGTGGAGACAGAATATAATTTGGTTCCACACAGGAGTAAGTTGGGAAGAGCTAGGAGAGCAGCAGTGAATCAAATAAGGGGAGTAGATGATGACCAATATAATACTTTGTGGGACTATGGTCAGGAGCTTAGAAGGAGCAATCCAGGAAGCCAGTTCTTCTTGTGCACTAAGGAAGTATTTGATGAGAAGACAAAGAAGGTACAAGACCACTTTTCCACATT GGATTAA
- the LOC125535301 gene encoding nascent polypeptide-associated complex subunit alpha, muscle-specific form-like, protein MAHRALEVTLLSAKDLKNVNLITRMEVYAVATISGDPITRQCTPPDPHGGRNPTWNATLRFSVPATAEEARGGCLHILLRAERMFGGDRDVGEVIVPLAEILTGGGLGATSSPRFASYPVCKVHRTETRGLLYLTYRLGPVVPPSPLHGKPADGWPVVGYPAQQVMPSPPATPAGGHGDGPFSPAKPGAGYADVLPSPKPYGYGTTPPSLKPTDQLVSMTTSPKPVGRLVSMPASPKPVEHVVSMPLSPKPAGRAVSMPPSPRSAGHEVPMPPSPKSAGGHVSSPKSAGGYVSSSLKPSGHVVPPSPKPDTSMAVPSSPKPAGGHNTAMPSSPKPFGGHASVPPSPTPYGEAVGERIFTMTEIYRRPIIQRGAATTPN, encoded by the coding sequence ATGGCGCACAGAGCGCTGGAGGTGACCCTGCTGTCAGCCAAGGACCTGAAGAACGTGAACCTGATCACGCGCATGGAGGTGTACGCGGTGGCGACCATCTCCGGCGACCCGATCACGCGGCAGTGCACCCCGCCGGACCCCCACGGCGGCCGCAACCCGACGTGGAACGCGACGCTGCGGTTCAGCGTCCCGGCCACCGCCGAGGAGGCTAGGGGCGGGTGCCTCCACATCCTCCTCCGCGCCGAGCGCATGTTCGGCGGCGACCGCGACGTGGGCGAGGTCATCGTGCCCCTGGCGGAGATCCTCACCGGCGGCGGCCTCGGGGCCACCAGCTCGCCGCGGTTCGCGTCGTACCCAGTCTGCAAGGTGCACCGCACCGAGACGCGCGGCCTGCTCTACCTCACGTACCGCCTCGGCCCCGTCGTCCCGCCGTCGCCGCTGCATGGAAAGCCAGCCGACGGGTGGCCGGTCGTCGGGTACCCGGCGCAGCAGGTGATGCCGTCTCCGCCTGCAACACCGGCCGGCGGCCATGGGGATGGGCCGTTTTCGCCGGCAAAACCAGGTGCTGGCTATGCGGATGTGTTGCCGTCTCCAAAACCTTATGGGTACGGGACGACGCCGCCGTCTCTAAAGCCAACCGATCAGTTGGTGTCCATGACAACTTCTCCAAAACCAGTCGGGCGTCTGGTGTCTATGCCGGCGTCTCCAAAACCAGTTGAACATGTGGTATCCATGCCGCTGTCTCCGAAACCAGCCGGGCGTGCAGTCTCCATGCCGCCTTCGCCAAGGTCAGCCGGGCATGAGGTGCCCATGCCGCCTTCTCCAAAATCAGCCGGTGGACATGTGTCGTCTCCGAAATCAGCCGGTGGATATGTGTCGTCGTCTCTGAAACCATCCGGTCATGTCGTGCCACCATCTCCAAAACCAGACACGTCTATGGCCGTGCCATCGTCTCCAAAGCCTGCCGGTGGACATAATACAGCCATGCCGTCGTCTCCGAAGCCATTCGGCGGACATGCGTCCGTGCCGCCGTCCCCAACACCATATGGTGAGGCGGTGGGTGAACGCATTTTTACCATGACAGAAATCTACCGGCGTCCCATTATCCAAAGAGGAGCTGCCACCACCCCTAACTAG